The following proteins are co-located in the Nomia melanderi isolate GNS246 chromosome 1, iyNomMela1, whole genome shotgun sequence genome:
- the LOC116434764 gene encoding uncharacterized protein LOC116434764: MQTSDAILLWYRSGDDMQFWKNKDVMFSCPFPVRQKNLVSLLCQNNRCGATTIDAGDFTYTYRCTEKISSYTTYTVKKKKYKYFPSLSRFFTVLSIARCRWRYPQRQGSDVALAFEQHTISFIVCGVATVKRALPKSAVFSFCIYRWDFTIYTVRSYLSWS, encoded by the exons ATGCAGACGAGCGACGCGATCCTGCTGTGGTACCGAAGCGGTGACGATATGCAATTTTGGAAAAACAAAGATGTAATGTTCTCTTGCCCTTTTCCCGTGAGACAGAAGAACTTAGTTTCTCTGTTATGTCAAAACAATCGCTGCGGCGCCACTACGATTGACGCTGGCGATTTTACATACACGTACCGATGTACAGAAAAAATTTCATCCTACACAACATACAcagttaaaaaaaagaaatataaatatttcccaTCCTTGTCGCGATTCTTTACTGTTTTGTCAATCGCGCGGTGTCGCTGGCGATACCCGCAGCGTCAAGGTAGCGATGTCGCTTTGGCTTTTGAACAACACACAATCTCATTTATCGTGTGTGGTGTTGCAACGGTGAAACGTGCTCTTCCTAAA TCTGCCGTATTCTCATTTTGTATTTACCGGTGGGATTTTACTATCTACACAGTAAGAAGTTACTTG